GGGTTAAATTTTGCAAAACTACCCAATTGGGGCAGGATATAAAAAGGGATTGCAGAATTTGGAAATTGGCTTTGACTTTTCCAGTTCCTTAATGACTGATTTACTAAATTTTGTAAATTGTCATGCTGTGCCAAACAAAAAACTTTTAGGTAAAATACTGCTGTAGGTGTTAACtcaaaatgtattgtttttttgCTTAAGCTATGATTGAAACTCCATCTTTAAATCAGACTGTTATACTAAGGTATTGCAGGATTTTCAGTAGCAAGGCATGTTATTTTATATATTGCTCTTGTCCCTTGTTTTAACTGTATATTTATGTGAACTTCTGTTATACCCTTAATGAAGGAGTGACTTCCATGGCTCCATTTTATATACAGTATAAAATCTGAAGAGGGAGAGAGGCAATCTCATGAAAATGAGGATTGACCCTATTGGCTATAATAGCTTTATAAAATTCCCAtatatgttgttttgttttaaaatgtgcatttagCTGATATTTAAGCAGTTTTTATAGAAGATGAAAATTTTTGAACCAGTAGATAGGAATGGATTCATTGACCATTACTACCAGCCATAATTAAGACTGAAAATGTGTATTTGCTGTATTGTGTGTGCACAATGTGTGTTTAAAGTATTCTTATAATAGTTCtagagggagaggaaaagaatACCTGTCCTTGGTCAGTAGACACTTTTTTCAGTTGTATTTTCCATCAAATGCACAGTTGGTGCAGGTGTTTGGCTTTGACTTAAAACGATATATGTGGCATAGTTAAATTATACAAGTGCCAAAATGCATCTAAAACAACCAGTAGATATTTTTTTAGTATATCTATAACTTAAAGCCCAACTGATATGTTTGCAAACCTTAAAATGAGAACTGGTTCTTTGACTGAGACCTTTTACACTAAATTAATAGCTTGGTGCTAAATTTTGCAGCTGAGTTCTATAAATCACCCAGAATAGGGGATTGGTAATTGAACCCCTGACAGGCCTGGCACGGTTAGCATTGCTATGACGTCCTAGACACACACTTGCTGCTTTGCAAATAACTTAAGGGCTGAACTGCAAGCTCAAATGATTTTGAAATGACTTATGCTGTACTCATTAAACACCTTCCTAATGCATCTTCCATAGTATTGTTTATAAGTTCTGCAGAATGTATTTGAGGTCCTCCGTTTTAACTGTCATGTTCATAGGCAATATGTTACAAATGTCTTCTGATGGGAAATAACCTATTCTAGATAGTGAGAGACCAAAATATTAGGCTTTGGAGCCTGATCTTACGCTTTCCTTATTTGGatatatttgcttttgttttttcttaaaggaaCAAGAACACTCAAGGTGAAAGGATAATAATCTACTAGAATCAGCACTTTGAATGAAATTTTGTTTCCCTGTGGCAtcttgaacactttttttttctttgggtttTGAAACAGACATTAAACTTTGGCATAGCAGCTATGCAGGTTGAAATCCAAGTAGCACTCaattttattatttcatatttGTACAATAAGCTTCCCAGAAGACGTGTCAACATTTTTGGTGAAGAGCTTGAAAGACTTCTTAAAAAGAAGTATGAAGGGCACTGGTATCCGGAAAAGCCATACAAAGGATCAGGGTATAGATGTATACATGTAGGGGAGAAAGTGGACCCAGTCATAGAACAAGCATCCAAAGAGAGTGGTTTGGACATTGATGATGTTCGCGGCAACCTGCCTCAGGATCTTAGTGTTTGGATTGACCCATTTGAGGTTTCATATCAAATTGGTGAAAAGGGACCAGTGAAAGTGCTTTATGTGGATGATAATGAAAATGGATGTGAGTTGGATAAGGAAATCAAGAACAGCTTTAACCCAGAGGCCCAGGTGTTCATGCCAATTAGTGACCCGGCATCTTCAGTGTCTagctctccttctcctccctttgGTCACTCTGCTGCTGTGAGCCCAACTTTCATGCCCCGCTCCACTCAGCCTTTAACCTTCACCACTGCCACATTTGCTGCCACCAAGTTTGGCTCGACCAAAATGAAGAATAGCGGCCGTAGCAACAAGGTCGCCCGCACTTCTCCCACCAACCTTGGCTTGAATGTCAATGACTTGTTGAAGCAGAAAGCCCTTTCCTCCTCCATGCACTCGCTCTATGGGCTTGGCCTAggcagtcagcagcagcagcaacagcagaagaCTTCTGCCCTTTCTCCTAATGCAAAGGAGTTCATTTTCCCTAACATGCAGGGTCAAGGTAATACCAGTAGCATATTTCCTGGTGACAGCCCCCTTAACCTCAGTCCTCTCCAGTACAGTAATGCCTTTGATATGTTTGCAGCCTATGGAGGTCTAAATGAGAAGTCTTTTGTTGATGGCTTGAATTTTAGCTTAAACAACATGCAGTATTCTAACCAGCAATTCCAGCCTGTTATGGctaactaaaaataaaacaaaaatgaaattcaaataaATCCTATTGTACAAGTTCAAATGCATGTACCCAAGGGTGTATCTTTTTTTCCACTTCTTGAGACTTTTTTAAAGCTTGTAGTATGAATACATTCAAGCTTGGTTAGATAAATACAACATGcatcttttttcatttgccagCCAAGCACAAAGTTATTTTATACTGACTGTACATTAAAAAATATACTCAAAATATGGCCTCTTACAGTATTTAAGATATAGCAAGGACATggctgattttatatatatatatatatatatatatataaaaaagaggcACTAATAAGTGGGTTTATTGGTCTTTTTCTAATTGTATAATTTAATTTAGTACAAAGTTTGTAAAATATCAGAGTATATATATTGTTTCTACAACATGGTATTGCATTTATATCTTTTTACTACAGTGATCTGTgagagctgcagcagcttcatgttgtattttttttactgaaattgtAAAATATCCATCTTAGACATCaattattctaaaaaaaaaatttaaagtgtACAGAATATTCCTTAGTGGTGGAATTAAAATGTAcgaaatatttgcttttttcaaaaagaaacacaaattgTATTTTCTGTTAAAGTTTAAAGATTTTTGCTATATATTATGGAAGAAAATGTAATCGTATATATTAATTTTGTACCTACATTGTGCAATACTTGAAAAAATGGTATAAAAGTATTTTGAGTCAGTGTCTTACATGTTAAGAGGGACTGAAATAGTTTATATTAAGTTTGtattaaaattctttaaaattaaatggcTGTTGTGGTCTTTGTTTTAGTATTGTGCTGAGCATAAGAGCACTGCAGTTATTGTGTTGTAAATGCTAATGATGCAAAAAGGTCTGACTCAGTGCATCACAAAGGAATGATGGAAAGTGGTTGCTCTACTTGACACACCGCGATAATAGGTTGCTTTACCTAAAATAGTTCTTGCAAAGCACACAGCTTGATTAAGTACTTGGCTAGCATTATTTGAACAAACATTCACAAACAAGTTTTCCAtatgtgcagtcatttacaaCTGGATCAGGTGGTGGTTTTTTTAGTTTACCCTTGAGAATTAAGAttacaagttttttttaatgttgagtTACTGTGTGATATGACATATCTAGAAAGGACTCAGGTATTGCAGTGAAATTCACTTCCCATGTAATCTGAGTGGATTTGAACTATTATCTCTAGAGGTCATAGACCAATACGTCAGCATTATGTTTCTATGTTAAGAAGTAATAGCTCAGAAAGTAGAGTGAATAAAATTTTTGATTTACAGTCAAACTGATTCTTAAACTTTCATCTTATaatctatttaaaaaattaatgtaacTACAGTATTTGACAATGAATAAGTTATATTCCAGAAATAGATGGAACAGCTGCTGTTCTAATTTACTGGGCTTCCAAAGCATGAACATTTTACTTGAGTTATCCATATGAGTGTCTGGAAGAAAATTCAGAGGCTGTTAGACTAGCCTGCTGCCTTGAGCTGACAAAACAGGTTAACTGACAGAATATTTTGGAGGTATTTTCCCCATTCTTGCATGTTCTTTTGAGCACTGATGCTCATTGATTTTATTGAGGGGTACTGGAACTGTCTTGCATTATTTTTAATCCTTAAAGCAGCTAACAGAATCAACAGTTTGTTCAAACTGCCCACTGTAATTCTAGTTTTACAATGGGAGCAAGTTAATGGAACTATAATTGACAGTATAGTGCCtcatattaaaaatgcattttaagctAAAACTCGATAGTTAAATTTGTCTGAACCTTGATTTTTCTAAAACCGGCCTTTGTGAATGGGGCTTGGTCCTAGCCCACTTGAGGTTACAAGACTTAGGCACAAAATCACCACATGGTTTGGTTTGAGAAGAAGAGTCTAGCTTTTTCTAGGAGTAGCCAAGTACAGTACTGGAAGTAAAAACAAGGTGAGGTGTTTGGCCTGCAGTGGAGAGAATGGGGCTATGAAGAAGTATTGGGCTAGCAAAGGGATTTGTCAGAGATGCAGGACTGACAATGCTATCCTAAGTCCCATGATGACTAAAGTTCAAACACAGCAatagtgtgtgtggtttttttaggCGTTCATTCCTCCCTGTGTTTAACTAGCTTGTTTGTATTGAGTTCACCATCTGGCTTACCTTGACATTAATCAAGCAACAATGAACAAGTATAAATGAAATTCTACAGCTTAGTATCCAGTTTTAaattaaggcttttattttaaaaaggaagtaagCACCTCTGAAAGGTGTTCAAATTCAAATCTGGAAAATGTCAAGTAAATAATACCCTGAAAAATACACTCTTTAACCTAATAATGCTGTTATGTTGTTGTTCATGTGTCTAGacttaattgtttaaaaaaaaaattgtccaaaCATTCAGCCTGGATGATGATGATTATCTGAGCTCTCTAAGACTAAGGTGGGGAGATGTGCAGCTGGTTTAGGAGGCTTGGATAACTGGGATCATAATATATAGTCCAGAGATTTTTCATTCCCCATGTTTTAAATAGGTGATCTTTCCTATTACAGGCTATTGGGTTTCTTCTTTCATTGCTTATCCTCTGCCCATTCCGAGTCATTCACTTTCATAGTATCCATCTCTGGTGTTTTATAGATGGAGGATGATACCAGGTGAGGAATAATCTGCAGGAAGGAgagacccttttttaaaaatctggtatGCGGCCTATTTTATTCACTTAGTTGATCATGCACTAAAGTCTTGGAGTTCAATGTTGCCTCAAACATTTCCATTGCAACATTCAGTCCTAAATGAGTGCCAAGTAAATCTTCTCCTGTTCAGTTTACGCATACCCAGTATTCTCCCATcacagaaatacttccttgtgaaTACAGGGAGAGAAGTGGCCAAAAGGTattgggagggggaaagaattTGCCCATGTAAGCAATTTCTTCATATTTTTCTTCT
This genomic interval from Caretta caretta isolate rCarCar2 chromosome 14, rCarCar1.hap1, whole genome shotgun sequence contains the following:
- the TOB1 gene encoding protein Tob1 gives rise to the protein MQVEIQVALNFIISYLYNKLPRRRVNIFGEELERLLKKKYEGHWYPEKPYKGSGYRCIHVGEKVDPVIEQASKESGLDIDDVRGNLPQDLSVWIDPFEVSYQIGEKGPVKVLYVDDNENGCELDKEIKNSFNPEAQVFMPISDPASSVSSSPSPPFGHSAAVSPTFMPRSTQPLTFTTATFAATKFGSTKMKNSGRSNKVARTSPTNLGLNVNDLLKQKALSSSMHSLYGLGLGSQQQQQQQKTSALSPNAKEFIFPNMQGQGNTSSIFPGDSPLNLSPLQYSNAFDMFAAYGGLNEKSFVDGLNFSLNNMQYSNQQFQPVMAN